The sequence GAATGCTTATTTATGCATGCATATCCATATCAAAAAATATACaacttgtaaatctaatgagcTCCTCATTTGTCTGTTCCATGAATTATTAGTATATCATAGTGGTTAAAGCATTGTCAACTTAAAGGAGCAATTGGACTGCCATGGCATATTGAATGAGCTCTCCTCATATCTCATGCTCAGTACATCCAATTAATTAAATCCAGTAGTTTGTGATCACTCATTCCAAGATAGATTTTTCATCAAAGCAACAAGTTTTCAATTTGTTATGTCTATCCCATACATCTTTTCACATCACAAATAAAcatttcaagaagaaataatggATTAATCCTATGAAACCCCCATCTCCTTCTTAAAAGTGAAGTTGTTTGAGTGAATCTTCTTGCATTCCAAAGCCCAAGGGATTTTCTCTAGGAGCTCAACCTAACTCCCAAGGGTGAGTAAAAAAAATGCCCATAGTATAGGCATCTCTTCAACTATTTATATTCACATTAGCAGCCTACTGCTAAAGTGAACCATCCACTTCATCAGAAGGGCTTGTCTAGCTAGAGCTCAGTCCCCCACTTAAGGGTGATTGAAACAAATCCCAATAATATAAGTATCTCTTGTGAAATGGATATTTCACATTAGAAGCAGGTAATCGAAGAAAGGATGACCCTTTACGTGAGTTCCTTCAATATTCAATTGAGAATAATGAATTATAGGGTTATTTTCTTTCACTAATGGAACTGGTCTCTTATTTAGCATAAAGGAATTGAGATCCTAAAGTTGGCTTTGCAGTTTTCAGCATGATCTGGGAAAAAGGATTTAAGCAAATATTAGAATATCTGTAATGTCCTTTCCTTAAATTCACTTCAGGAGAATACACCAACGTCACACTGATTTAGGTTTTTCAGTCCCCAGCCTTCAGTAAGCATAttcgaatttttattttaaatagatACTCCATCTTAACAGGATTCTTGTAATAGTTCAGTCCAGATCAACCTTAAAAATCAGAGAAAAGATGATCTTTATTCAATGTACGCCTCTTTATATACAAACAGACACAAAATTGATCTAAGATGAAATCGGGAAATTAGAGTAAAATTTCTATAGAAAGAAATATACATTTTGAAGCTGTAAGGAATCCAAGTCCAGCAATAAAGTCCTGAAAGAGAAGTTCACAGCTCATGTTTTACTGAGTTTCAGCTATCACAGTAGAGCCACACGCAACAAATCTTCATGCTTCTTGGTATTCAGAAGGCATCACTTCATTCTTAATGCATATTAGTTTAATACTCGTTAcaatttttaattgaaaaatccATCAAAATATAGGCATATAGCCAGCATCCTTCATTTCTAAGGTCAGTTTATCCAGTTCCATATAGATTTCCTGCGATTGGGGGTGGGATGTATCTCCCACTCTGAGCACATGTACCCTTTTATCTACCTCCACCCAACTCCAACCAGCATTCTTCCTCACCCCCTTTCGTATCATCATTTTCCTAACCTCAGATGCTTCACCCCACATACCTGCTTCTGCATAAATATTTCCCAGTGCAACATAGGAAGCTGCATCATATGGATCCATCTTCAGAAGCTGGTTTGCAGCCTCCCTACCTAGATGTACATCACCATAAAGTCTACAAGAACCCAATAAGGAGCTCCATATTACAGCATTAGGCTCAAAAGGCATTTCCCTTATCAACTCTTTTGCCTCTCTTAGAAGCCCATTCCTCCCATAGAGGTCAACCATGCATGCGTATTGGTCTAGTTCAGGAACCAGTCCATACTCTCTCATTTTGTTGAAGTATTTTATCCCTCTATCGAGGAAGCCCGCATGGTTGCAAGCAGTCAATACAGCAGTAAAGCAAATCTGGTCAAGTTTCACACCTTTTTCCATCAGCAAGCATTCAAACAGCTCCAATGCATCAGCTCCTCTTCCACTTTGAGCATACCCTGTGATCATCGAGGTCCACAAGATGTTATTCCTGTCAATTGTCTCATCAAAGATGCAACGGGCATCATTAATACTGCCACACTTAGCATACATATCTATCAAAGAGCCGGACACAAACACGTTTTGGTCTGAACCAATCTTCATTACCAGAGAATGCATTTGCCTTCCCTGTTGAAGAACTGTAAGACTCCCACAAGCATTTAAAACACTAACAAAGGTGTAATTGGTTGCTTTGAATCCATCATTTAGCATTTCCACAAAAAGCCTTAATGCCTCTTCCCCAAGTAAGTTGTCAGAGTATCCAGTAATCATGGAGTTAAGAATAATAATATCTCTTTCCCTAGTTGCACTAAACAATGATACAGCTTGAGTGATCCTGCCACACTTGGAATAACAATCAAT is a genomic window of Macadamia integrifolia cultivar HAES 741 chromosome 13, SCU_Mint_v3, whole genome shotgun sequence containing:
- the LOC122060138 gene encoding pentatricopeptide repeat-containing protein At3g24000, mitochondrial-like isoform X2, with amino-acid sequence MSVVRWNSSKSVLSSCAKSLDWLLGLQVHARIIQIGFEDNLFLNSALVDLYAKCGTIVDARKIFDGMKSKDQVAWTSILSGLSQNGDGREALVLFKDMFWTDVRPNCFTFASIISACTGLEKDLLLLMLFHAHVIKFGVEGNSFVTSSLIDCYSKCGRITQAVSLFSATRERDIIILNSMITGYSDNLLGEEALRLFVEMLNDGFKATNYTFVSVLNACGSLTVLQQGRQMHSLVMKIGSDQNVFVSGSLIDMYAKCGSINDARCIFDETIDRNNILWTSMITGYAQSGRGADALELFECLLMEKGVKLDQICFTAVLTACNHAGFLDRGIKYFNKMREYGLVPELDQYACMVDLYGRNGLLREAKELIREMPFEPNAVIWSSLLGSCRLYGDVHLGREAANQLLKMDPYDAASYVALGNIYAEAGMWGEASEVRKMMIRKGVRKNAGWSWVEVDKRVHVLRVGDTSHPQSQEIYMELDKLTLEMKDAGYMPIF
- the LOC122060138 gene encoding pentatricopeptide repeat-containing protein At3g02330, mitochondrial-like isoform X1 codes for the protein MLVYFTRFPLLSLSYGSLRGFSSSVPAFACLLFDGIPQKGASPSFAFFPERNSGFYNQSLVSSSTKHGHDQEAGYSVVRELASLGRVHESLRLFCRLNSFGLKSTKFTLCSVLSSCAKSLDWLLGLQVHARIIQIGFEDNLFLNSALVDLYAKCGTIVDARKIFDGMKSKDQVAWTSILSGLSQNGDGREALVLFKDMFWTDVRPNCFTFASIISACTGLEKDLLLLMLFHAHVIKFGVEGNSFVTSSLIDCYSKCGRITQAVSLFSATRERDIIILNSMITGYSDNLLGEEALRLFVEMLNDGFKATNYTFVSVLNACGSLTVLQQGRQMHSLVMKIGSDQNVFVSGSLIDMYAKCGSINDARCIFDETIDRNNILWTSMITGYAQSGRGADALELFECLLMEKGVKLDQICFTAVLTACNHAGFLDRGIKYFNKMREYGLVPELDQYACMVDLYGRNGLLREAKELIREMPFEPNAVIWSSLLGSCRLYGDVHLGREAANQLLKMDPYDAASYVALGNIYAEAGMWGEASEVRKMMIRKGVRKNAGWSWVEVDKRVHVLRVGDTSHPQSQEIYMELDKLTLEMKDAGYMPIF